Below is a window of Moraxella nasibovis DNA.
GGCGCCAAAAGACTTGTCAATCACAACATTGCGGCCTTTAGGACCTAGGGTTACTTTGACGGCGTTGGCTAAAATATTGACACCGTCAATCATTTTTTCACGGGCAGATACGCCAAATTTGACTTCTTTTGCCATTGTTTTTCTCTCTTATTTGGTTGTAAGGTGCGTACTACGCACCACATTTAAAGTATCAGTCTAAAACGGTGCGTGCTACGCACCTTACGGTTTGTTTTGCGGGCGAATTGCCATTCACTCCTACGATGACTTGGATTTTAAATTACTCCAAAACACCCAAAACATCACTTTCTTTCATGATGAGCAATTCTTCGCCATCCACCTTAACGGTTTGCCCTGCATATTGACCAAACAGTACTTTGTCGCCCACTTTAACATCCAAAGGACGCACGCCACTGTCGGTGATTTGACCCTTACCAACAGCAATGACTTCGCCTTGCTGTGGTTTTTCTTGGGCGGAACCTGGTAGCAGGATACCGCCTGCGGTTTTTTGCTCTTCTTCGGTACGGCGTACCACGATGCGGTCATGTAAAGGACGAATTGACATGAGATTCTCCGTTGTTTATTTGGTTTTTTGTAAAATTAGCCCAAAACAGGCTCAAGGCTAAAAATGGAGTTGGATAAAAAATTTTCAAGACAAATTGCCAATAAAATCACAAAAACAGCAAAATTTTTCCAAAGTTTTTTGACAAAGATTCAAACCAAAATTCAAAAAAATTCAAAAATACCACAAAACCTGTCAGCGCCCTAAAAACCCATCGCCCAGCCTAAATCACCGTCAGAGGCGCAAAACTTAGGACGCAAATGGTTACGAACTTCTGCCATCATTAACCAAAAACTAACCGAAAACCAACAAACAAACTCGCCCGACACCTTGAAATTGTAACAAATTTTATCCATTATAATAGGCAAAGCAATAACCAAAGCCTGCTTAAACCAAGCGGACCCAAATAATCCAAATGGAATAAATAAAAAGAGGCAAATAACATGACAATGAAAAAAACCCTACTATTCACCACGCTACTGACACTGGGCGCAGCCGCACACGCCGCCGACCTGCCAGCGTACAGCGCCACTTATGCCGTCAAAGCCTATGGCAAATCTGGCACCGCCACACGCACCCTAAGCAAGTCTGGCAACAACTATACTTATACAGTCAATGGCACCGCAGCAGGGGTGGCAAGCCTCAATCAATCAGCGAAATTTAGTCTGTCTGGCGGTAGAATCCTGCCATCAAGCTCATCGATGTCTGCCCGAGTTTTTGGTGTGGGCAACACGCACAAGATCAGCTTTAATAATGGCGCAAAAACCGCTGTTTCTACCTACAAAAATAAGTCCACCACGCTTAAAATGAATGCTCAGGCTTATGATGATTTGAGCTTAGAATCACAGATCCGTCAAGAGCTGATTAACGGTAAGTTTACTGGTACTTATCAACTGGTCAAAAAAACCGACATCGAAACCACCCGTTTTAGAAAGTCTGGCAGCTCAAAAATTACGGTGCCTGCGGGTACTTATGATGTGGTTCGCATCGACCGCATTCATGATGACAAAGGGCGCTCAACGAGTTTTTGGCTTGCACCAAGCCTTGATTATCTACCCATCAAAGTCAGCCAAACCAACGATGGCAAAACCATCTCTATGGAACTGACCAAAAGAAATTGATGACTGGCGATAATACGGCAACTTGGCACGCCAATAAGCCAAACGCCAACAAAAAAACGCACCAAAAACGGTGCGTTTTGTATATTTTGCAAAAGATGATTTATTTGCGCTGTTTGTGCATGGGCGGCAGTCGTCTTAGCAAGACAAACAAATAATAATTCACCATAAAAAGCAGCCCTGTCTCCACCAAACGCAGCACCCAGACCAAAGTGGGGGCAGATTCATAATAACGAATCAACGCCAGCACGCCTGCCACACCCAGATAAATCAGCATCACAATGCTCAAATAAATCAGCTTGCTAGGTTCATTGCCCCGCACCAGCGCTGGCGTGAATAACAGCGCTGGCATCAAAAATATCAGCTGCATCA
It encodes the following:
- a CDS encoding co-chaperone GroES, producing the protein MSIRPLHDRIVVRRTEEEQKTAGGILLPGSAQEKPQQGEVIAVGKGQITDSGVRPLDVKVGDKVLFGQYAGQTVKVDGEELLIMKESDVLGVLE
- a CDS encoding DUF3108 domain-containing protein, encoding MKKTLLFTTLLTLGAAAHAADLPAYSATYAVKAYGKSGTATRTLSKSGNNYTYTVNGTAAGVASLNQSAKFSLSGGRILPSSSSMSARVFGVGNTHKISFNNGAKTAVSTYKNKSTTLKMNAQAYDDLSLESQIRQELINGKFTGTYQLVKKTDIETTRFRKSGSSKITVPAGTYDVVRIDRIHDDKGRSTSFWLAPSLDYLPIKVSQTNDGKTISMELTKRN